ACGGAAGTTCCGGTGCTGGTAGCACTATCGGCCAGTACAGTCGGTTTCGCCGTTGGCTTCTTCGTTGCACTGCTAGAGCCTGACGTGGTCGTGGCATTGGATGGCTTTTTGTTACCACTCGggcgcttcttcttcttcttcggctTCGCGGTGGTGCTTGAAGTGGGAGTAGATCCTTCACTCGTGGACGAAACGGAAGATGGCGTGCTCTCAGTAGTCGCTGCCACTGCTCCAGCCGTGCTGGTAACTGTGAGGTTCCTACGATCCTTCAGAATTTGCTCCAACTCCTCCAAGTTCCCGTTGAACGATTGCACGATCTTGTTGACGAGCATGTTCACCTTGTCCTCCTCGCTGGCCGGGGTACCGTACAAACCTGACTCAATCTTTGTAATGTTCGACATCGTGGTAGCGTCCGTCAGGTTAAGGTTCGGGTTGCGCACCGGCGGGAAGTTGTTGATGTCGTCCGGTGTCGTGTAGAGTTCGTTCTTGAGCGTGGACACCTCAACGGGCGACGGTGGTCCGTACGTCTGCAGACTTGGCTGGTTCGGTGGCACGCGGATCGGATAGGATGGCGTAGAGCCGTACGATGCCGTCGGCCCGTAAGGTGCGTACGTGGAGGAGGCAAAGTTGCTgatcttgttgttgttactaTCCACGATCGTGTAGATAGAGGTAGAGGTAACGCCGTTGTCTAGCGCTGGACGACTCGTCGATCCAAAGTAGCCCTCATCTTCAAAGTCTGCCATCGAGGACAGGTAGACGGGTGGTGTGTTTTCGTAGAAACCGGGCCGCGAGCTGCCCGGGGCGACCGAGGATCCaagtttgttgttgctgttccaGGTGGAGGATGTAACCAGTCCAACCACTGGTTTCGGTGTAATGTGCACGGTGGGCGAGGGATTGTCGGACGCTGAGGCAATCTGGATGTAGTTTACGTTGGCCAGTGTGGACGGGTTCTGGTGGGACAGGGTGGACGACTGTACGATGTACTCGGGCAGCTTGATCGTGGTAGCGATCGGGCGCTTCGTTGCGATCGTTGTGATCTTCTTCGTTGGCTGCACGGATGAAACGGCCACTGTGGAGGCGGGTCTTGTGGGACCGGTATAGTAGCCAGCGCTAGCCAGCGTGTCAGTAGTGATCAGAACCGGGCGCTTCGATGTGCTTGCCGTCACGATGATCTTCGTTGGTGGTGGCCGATGAGTGGATGAGGGTTGTGGGTCATTTTGCTGCGATCCTCCGTACGATGCAACGGCACTGTTCGTTAGCAGCGTCGCCTGCACTACCACCGGCTCCAACGTGGGTCGTTTCGTCGGTTTCGGACTGTACACGTAGCTCGTCGACGGGACATTGCTGGTCGTATGCGTAACCGTTGGAGCTTCCGTTTTCTGTGGCTTCGTAATGTAGAAGCTGGTCGGTCCGTACTTGTCGTAATCGATCGCAGCCGTGCCGTACGTGGACGGTACAGTGGACGCCTCAAACGTCGCCTTTGTCGCGTTGGCACCGTCATCGGTTTCGTACTGCGGTCCCACATTGGAATCGTTCAGCATCAGTATGATCGACTCAATCGAAGGGATATTGTTCATGGAAACGGTCGGCTTGGCCTGCGTGTCATTTTTCGTATCGTTCGAGATGGTCTGCACCAGCACGTACTGGCTGCCCGATTCGTTCGAGCTCGGTTGCGTTGGTTTCGGGCGCGGCTTAAACTGCGGCTTAGGGTACGTCACCTTCGCCGGCTTGACCGTCGGCGCCGGCGGCTGTGGGACGGATTGGGACGCTTGCGGCACCCCGGAGAAGTCGTTCGGGTTGGCGTAGCTCTGGTCCACGGTGCCGTGCTCGTTCAGCAGATCCGTTTCAGCCGCCGGATGCGTAATGTCACTGTGATCGAAGAATTGGCTGTTTTCCTGGAAGATTTGATTCGCAATCTGCTGCACACCGGTCGCCGTAATGTCGGTGCTCGTTTCCGTCGAAATGGCCGACGAGCTGGGGCCGGAGCTTTCACCCGAGCTCGTCTCACCGTACGCACTCAGCAGGGATGGAATTTCCGCACTGTACACGCCGTCCTTGTTCACCTGCACGTAGTGCGTCTCGTCCGACTCGGTGGTGGACGGGTAGCCTAGCGACGAAGACGGCGGCAGCTCGTCGCTTTCCGTCTTGATTTTGTTGGTCGAGGGTGAATACACCGACACCGCACCGCTGGCCACATCGTACTTGTTCGCACCGATACTGTTCAGCACAATGTCCTCGTCCAGATCGTCATTCACGATGTAGTTGTTGTTCTGGATCTTCTGGTAGAGTGGTTTGATTTTCTCGCTCGTTGCCATGTATCCTCCGCTCGTGTCCGTTTCGTACGAATCGGGCTTCGGTGGATCCTGCTCCACAACACCCTCCCCGTAGCCACCGCCCGATGCCTGGCTGCCGAACTTTTCATACTGACTGGCAATGGCCGAGCTAAGGGACGATTGGCCCGTCTGCTCGGTGGCGTTCGCCTGCTCCATCAGCGCATCCGCGTTCGCTAGCGTGTCCTTCGTGAGCGGCAGCTCGCAGCACGTCCCGAACAGGAACCCATCCATGCAGGCACCGACCACCTCGCCCTGCCGCTGGAAGCACTCGTGATTGAACATGCAGATCGTGGGGCCACGGCGCTCCGGCTCACGTTTCAGCAGCGACCGCGTAGCATTGCAGAACTTTGGCGTAATTCGGTACCCACCGAACAGTTTGCGGCTCTCTGGAGAAGACAAGGGaaaggaagaagcagcaggGTTAGAGACGACTTggcaaaggaagaaaaaaggtcTGTGAAAGCTATAATAAAAATGGTTGCATGCGAACGATGGGAGCTGTCCTGCCTCGTTGAACCCGGCAAAGCAAGGAGAACGATGCCTTTTTGCTGAGTATGGTACGTGACTCGTGAAGCGCGGGCAGCATTTGCTAGCGCAGTGGGGGCGTCCTTTCCATCTGCAGTGTGCTTGTTCTGCTGCAGCGCTGGGTAAACAGTAAATTTTACTGTcgcttttgtgtgtatgtgtgtgtgtgtgttctgtagGTGTAGAAAGAAGGTGGCCACTGTACAGCACTCTCCTTGCATGgagtaaaataacaaaaaaagcgttTCCATACAGCATCCCGTCTGCTTCCGGCTGCTCTTGAAAGAATGTATCGATTTTCTGTGGGCGTCGGGAAGACTAAAGCAttggagaggggggggggggggaaatagTGGCAAGGATCACATTGCATTCGTTACGGTTTAGTGACCGTTTTCATACGAGGCAAGTGGGggagaaaaaatcaaactgCCACCATTAGCCTACGGACACTACTGACAGGTTCGATCGGGCTTCCCACACAGTGGGATGTATGGTGACATGTTCCggtacgtgtgtgtgagtgtgtgtgttttcgtaATTCCAGGGAGCAGTAGTGCAGGGACATTTTCCCATACGTGCCGGCATGGTCACGTAGTATATTGCACCATGTTTCATGGgttcagttaaaaaaaaaggttcgccAAAACGCCCAACGTGGGTGGACCGATTCAACGGAAAATCAGTGGCCGCAACAAAGTGCTGGATTAGCAAGGGAAGGGATTTTGTGCTGAGCTTGCTCATGTTGGGCGTTGGGCGATTATATGAGCAGCATGTTGTACCAGTAGCATTACAAATCAATTTTGGGAAAGCATTGGGAAATTAATCCACAACattgtaaaaataattaaaataaaatgtaaatataaTCTTTTCCAAATAGCTGAAACCTAACAGTGAGTAAGCATTTCGTATGTAAtcattaaaatacattttaatcaTTTGTTGCTTACTCCTTGTTACCTTACAGCTTATCGCAACGAATTGATCGAAAAAAAGCCGGCGGAAAATCGTTTTTGCCATTCCCAATCAATCCTTCAACCAGCCGGCGGAAATGCTGCGCACAATATTTATTCCAATGTTTGCCCTCTTCAGCTGGTTATATTTtccttcgaaaaaaaaaaccaatcgggagagaaagagagagagaagagacaTACTCAAAGCCTTACGGGTACGTGCCAACATCGCCAACATCGTTCTATATTAATAAACCACTCGCCAAATGCGTAATAAAATGGCAAAAGATGTGTGCAAACTGTGCTGGTAAGCCCACCACCATCGTTTCTCGTTTCTTCTGATTCTTGTCGGGTGAGCACCAAGTCCTGCCTGCAGGTGTGAGCGTGTATctgcgtgtgtttgcgtgtgtgcttttgttATCCTTCGCCCATAATCCAAACGATATGCCTTTtgcgtatttattttattctacCAGGTGTAATCCACCCCCCTACCTACACAACCCTCCCTTTACTTTCTCTATCAAAAAgcagagtgtgagagagagagtgtgtgtgtgtgtgtgtgagaggcCAACCGGAAATGGCAAAGGTAAATGTTTGCAGAGAATTTTGTGCTGCGCAGGGGAGTATGACCTCGCCCGCTCCGTATGCGAGTTGGATGGGTGGGTGGGGGTGGTAGTGAGCTTTTCTGGAAGGTCGGAGGTGCAGGCAGGAAGAATTACAATCAGCTCACGAACACACAGGGCACAGCCTTTGGGAGAAGGGGAACAAACACACGTGTGCTTTGACGTCACGGCGTAAGTGTTTGGTGAGAAATGGCGCAAGATTAATTCTACGCTGaagctgtgagtgtgtgtgtgtgtgtgtgtgtgtgtgtgtgtgtgtgtgtgagtgtgttgctgCAAAATAAGTTGTAAATTGAAGGGGCCGTGAAGGACGCGCGAAGCATGCCCGCATTTTTATCGTTACAAAATGAgcattgaaaaattaatttactttTCTTCTGATTTTTCCACCCGTCTCTCGTCGGCTGCGGAAAACGTCCCAACCAATTGAGCGAGTAAAGGTTCATAAATCGTCCCAGGCCGGTGTGTAAAGAAGAGCCGCTAGAGAACGTTGACGACTTTGAACGGCATCAAACGTTCGTGACCGGTGCCAGAAGGCAGATGTTATCGATCAAGGGGAACTGACGGCGAGCGAATGTTAGGGATGGTTGTTGTGGAaagaaagcgaagaaaaataaaacaaacccgCACGTAATCGCGTGCCGGAGGGCGTAAGCAATTAATTTTTCCCAGCCCTCCCGTCCACCCTCGCGGAGGTGTCGACCTCTTGGGCGCTGCATTTCACACGCGGCGCACACTCACGCCCCTTGTAAGTGAGTGCAAAATTTTGCTTCCCCTCCCATGAACTTGAATTGTAAAATGTCGTCACAAAGGCGGTTAGATGGGTGGGGTGAGAAATCGGGCTTTTGGCGCATGCAAAATCGGTGCTATTGCGGGAGCAATAAGGGAGGAAAGTTTTCTGCCACCCGATCGGAGCTTTTGTCGCACATTGGCGTGGGGCGTGAAGCTGAGCGCATCATTAATTTCAATGTGCCACACGCTTTGTTTTATCGGGCACCGGTGATGTTCTTTGCGTGCTAAGGAGGGAtggtgtgaaaagtgaaaccccCGTGGCACGAAAGTGAAAATGAGAAGCTGGCACCGATTTGGTGCATAATAAATGCGTGCGTTGGGAGGGAGGTTTCGATCGTTCGGGAGGTTAAAATTATGGAAGCAAAGTTGAGAGACAGGGCGCTTGGGAGTCATCATTCACTTTCTTGTCcaattgaaatttatgatACAATTGATGATTGATGAAACATTAAAACTATAGAAAAATCTAAGAAAATCTAAAACTGATTAAACATGGTTTTCGGTTTCTTGCTTTCCTATACAAATAGCAAAATTTTAATGACTATTGTACTATAATTTTTTTGGTAACACGACAGCATCGTTTCAATGAATTGATAAATGTGATAGTAAACGTTTTTGTTACTCATCATAAGtggcaattaaaaaaagattttgataTCACATTGATCAATCTGAAGAAAAAGCAAGGTATCAATGAGTTTTTGAGCTTTCAAAATTAGTTTAAGTCACTTTAagcaagcaaaagaagaaagtaAAACTAAAAGTTTAATGTTATTTACTTGAGCTTTACTGCAAATCAGGGTATGGATGGAGTTCATATTATTAACGTGAATAtgttagtttttattattgatATTTGATTAAAGGTTACcgtatttttataattatttaaacagtTAAGTTTGTTAAGATGCAGCAGCTACAATGATTCAATGGAAATAAATTCCAAGTATTCCATATTTACGTACGTTCAAATGCTCCACACTACAACAGAACGCACTCGAAATGGCATCCAAAAGTGGCATTATCACCCTTAGCAACCTAATACGCCTACAAACTCCACTGTAAGCTGGCACAAAACAAGCCCCCGTACCACACCGTACCCCAAAAGGTACACCTGTGCTAACTACTCCACCCGATATGCTCGTTGTTTCTCTCCCGGGTAGTGACctgaattttctttcattaagCTCGTTTGTCTGCATCCCAAGCCCGGGTGTGGGTGTGCCTGCCGTGCAACCAGGCTTTCGATTGTCCTTCCGAAAAGCGAATGTTCACTCTTCTGCGCCCTCGGCAGGAGcctactacttctactactactgctaccagGAAGGCAGGCCGGCTCCGTACCACTGCAGTGTTTTGTGGTGTTAATCTAATTTTGATCCGCCTGTGGCCCGAGAGGCTGAATTACGCTTCGCCCTAGACGGCGCGTTAAAATGCCATTCTATGATCTGTCTTTGGGGCTGCAAATGCCAACCGTATAATTCGAAAAATTAAGGCGAAATAGTTAGGCGAACGTTTCGAAGCGACAGCGATCGACGGGCAGCGTTTGCGTGCAAAATGAAGGCAAATTTGGTGCAAAATTGTCGTCCCTTATTCAATTGTGCCCGGGGAGGAAATCCCATGCAAACGACAGTAGGGAGCACCAGTTTCGGTGTATCCCTTTTCACTAGTGCGGTTGATAAACATAACCAAAACCACGCTATCGTTTGCTTTTCATGAATAAATATATCCTCGCTCGGTGCTCGGTTATATATATTTCGGTTTTTCGCCCGTACCGTCGAGGACGATTGGCTGCTAATGAGACACTGGTGAGCG
This sequence is a window from Anopheles merus strain MAF chromosome 3R, AmerM5.1, whole genome shotgun sequence. Protein-coding genes within it:
- the LOC121595856 gene encoding serine protease filzig, whose amino-acid sequence is MGKAMANGQRRQAANGWMLPLTVALLAAIALLTASVNGLSSTGERESRKLFGGYRITPKFCNATRSLLKREPERRGPTICMFNHECFQRQGEVVGACMDGFLFGTCCELPLTKDTLANADALMEQANATEQTGQSSLSSAIASQYEKFGSQASGGGYGEGVVEQDPPKPDSYETDTSGGYMATSEKIKPLYQKIQNNNYIVNDDLDEDIVLNSIGANKYDVASGAVSVYSPSTNKIKTESDELPPSSSLGYPSTTESDETHYVQVNKDGVYSAEIPSLLSAYGETSSGESSGPSSSAISTETSTDITATGVQQIANQIFQENSQFFDHSDITHPAAETDLLNEHGTVDQSYANPNDFSGVPQASQSVPQPPAPTVKPAKVTYPKPQFKPRPKPTQPSSNESGSQYVLVQTISNDTKNDTQAKPTVSMNNIPSIESIILMLNDSNVGPQYETDDGANATKATFEASTVPSTYGTAAIDYDKYGPTSFYITKPQKTEAPTVTHTTSNVPSTSYVYSPKPTKRPTLEPVVVQATLLTNSAVASYGGSQQNDPQPSSTHRPPPTKIIVTASTSKRPVLITTDTLASAGYYTGPTRPASTVAVSSVQPTKKITTIATKRPIATTIKLPEYIVQSSTLSHQNPSTLANVNYIQIASASDNPSPTVHITPKPVVGLVTSSTWNSNNKLGSSVAPGSSRPGFYENTPPVYLSSMADFEDEGYFGSTSRPALDNGVTSTSIYTIVDSNNNKISNFASSTYAPYGPTASYGSTPSYPIRVPPNQPSLQTYGPPSPVEVSTLKNELYTTPDDINNFPPVRNPNLNLTDATTMSNITKIESGLYGTPASEEDKVNMLVNKIVQSFNGNLEELEQILKDRRNLTVTSTAGAVAATTESTPSSVSSTSEGSTPTSSTTAKPKKKKKRPSGNKKPSNATTTSGSSSATKKPTAKPTVLADSATSTGTSVKPSSRPSKKPTKVRRPSNSTKPTSASKPTSATTLSKPIASDTPVKPAKPSSTKPKPSTSATSTRPKPSTATKPSTSSSTTTKKPVRTSTSTKRPTRKPSTRPTLADADLTTTQLTTTRKPTKVTKRPTKRPTSTTTSTTAAPEDETIDEEENAVDGEDGEEEEEDEDVGEEQNETADHQHAGGRKILCGQRPLMKSGRVVGGKASKFGEWPWQVLVRESTWLGLFTKNKCGGVLITNEYVITAAHCQPGFLASLVAVFGEFDISSDLETKRSVTKNVKRVIVHRQYDAATFENDLAILELENPIHYDVHIVPICMPGDEADFTGRMATVTGWGRLTYGGGVPSVLQEVQVPVIENSVCQEMFHMAGHNKKILPSFVCAGYANGKRDSCEGDSGGPLVLQRPDGRYELVGTVSHGIRCAAPYLPGVYMRTTFYKPWLRSVTGVK